The following proteins come from a genomic window of Patescibacteria group bacterium:
- a CDS encoding PD40 domain-containing protein, translating into MEPNSSGNTEKQNNLGEAGQDSHSSKRSLVAISILAIIFAGVAVFWFFSQEEKIESFVDLKGKVYLTLALANDNAADLYVLDIESRNISKFLDDGFVKYTSEISPNGDKIAYTAAPIDRESKFAFPHTEFLQVYVKNFGNGIVGKLTDSRTNAKRLPTWSPDGTQIAFTAQYPDASEDDFSIPNEWGVGVVDLSGNIERIDSGTSPFWSPDGNKLLFLKNDGLYTYNFNDKESIKVWSVVGGEASTNMKFDVSKDGLLLALSVANNRGLELYEIISWEPFQLTLKQKIDIGNNMAFWPVFSPDNRYLIFQEVSVSEENGKLINPVLIIYDIKTSERMKFVSIDEYNFDMAFITDWR; encoded by the coding sequence ATGGAACCAAACTCATCTGGGAATACAGAGAAACAAAACAATTTAGGAGAAGCAGGACAAGACTCGCACTCAAGTAAGAGAAGTCTGGTAGCTATCTCAATTTTAGCAATTATTTTTGCTGGGGTAGCTGTCTTTTGGTTCTTCTCTCAAGAGGAGAAGATAGAATCCTTTGTTGATTTAAAAGGTAAGGTATACCTCACACTTGCTCTGGCAAACGACAATGCCGCTGATTTATATGTACTTGATATTGAAAGTCGTAACATAAGCAAATTTCTCGATGATGGTTTTGTTAAATATACAAGCGAAATATCACCAAATGGAGATAAGATTGCTTATACAGCAGCTCCTATAGACAGGGAGTCAAAGTTCGCCTTTCCTCATACCGAATTTTTACAGGTTTATGTTAAGAATTTTGGTAATGGAATTGTCGGCAAACTAACAGATAGTCGCACTAACGCCAAAAGACTTCCAACATGGTCACCAGATGGTACACAAATAGCATTTACTGCGCAGTACCCAGATGCTTCTGAAGATGATTTTTCTATACCAAACGAGTGGGGAGTAGGGGTAGTTGATTTAAGTGGAAATATAGAGCGAATAGATTCAGGAACATCACCATTTTGGTCTCCTGATGGAAATAAACTACTCTTCTTAAAAAATGATGGCTTGTATACTTATAATTTCAATGACAAGGAAAGCATAAAAGTTTGGAGTGTAGTAGGTGGAGAAGCATCAACAAATATGAAATTTGATGTTTCAAAGGATGGGTTGCTACTTGCGTTAAGTGTTGCTAATAATAGAGGACTGGAACTTTATGAAATTATATCATGGGAGCCGTTTCAATTGACATTAAAACAGAAGATTGATATTGGAAACAATATGGCGTTTTGGCCGGTTTTTTCTCCTGACAATCGGTATCTTATTTTTCAGGAAGTGTCAGTAAGTGAAGAAAATGGAAAATTGATAAACCCAGTTCTTATTATTTATGATATTAAAACGTCTGAGCGTATGAAATTCGTAAGTATTGATGAGTATAATTTTGATATGGCTTTTATTACTGACTGGCGCTAA
- the ruvX gene encoding Holliday junction resolvase RuvX produces MRFLGIDYGTKKVGIAFSDESNIFALPICTLQNNALLIENIRNIIKEKKISDIVIGESINFKGKDNPIMKDIYIFREKIEEEIKLPVHFEPEHMTSEEARLFQVDKKNIDESAAALILQGYLDKLQNKDKK; encoded by the coding sequence ATGCGTTTTCTCGGAATAGATTATGGGACAAAAAAAGTTGGCATTGCGTTTTCAGACGAGAGCAATATATTTGCATTGCCAATATGTACGCTGCAAAACAATGCGTTACTTATAGAAAATATAAGAAATATTATTAAAGAAAAAAAAATTTCAGATATAGTAATAGGAGAATCAATTAACTTTAAAGGAAAAGACAATCCAATTATGAAAGATATTTATATATTCAGAGAAAAAATTGAGGAAGAAATAAAGTTGCCCGTACACTTTGAACCAGAACATATGACTTCCGAAGAAGCGCGACTGTTTCAAGTTGACAAAAAAAACATAGATGAATCTGCCGCAGCTCTTATATTGCAAGGTTATTTGGATAAGTTGCAAAATAAAGATAAGAAATGA
- a CDS encoding DedA family protein, with product MIFTYLDNLKIKWRDWFIDHAYGTHAKAWLFLFSFSESIFFIFPPSILLIAILMIDATRWVYYALLTTVASVLGAILGYIIGAFFFDLLGVRIIEFYNLFEQMEYVRTMFDKNTFVVIFTAAFTPIPFKVFVLSAGFFKVNFAAYLLASILGRGARYFLVAYLTKKFGSKMAQIIFKYFNIITLVVVLIALLILLEYQEFINLFPW from the coding sequence ATGATATTTACATATCTTGATAATCTGAAAATCAAATGGAGAGACTGGTTTATCGATCATGCGTATGGCACTCATGCGAAAGCATGGCTTTTTCTTTTTTCGTTCAGCGAATCCATCTTTTTTATTTTTCCGCCTAGCATATTACTCATTGCAATTTTAATGATAGATGCAACACGGTGGGTCTACTACGCGTTACTCACCACCGTCGCTTCAGTCCTCGGAGCGATACTTGGATATATCATAGGAGCATTTTTCTTTGATCTACTCGGAGTGCGCATTATAGAATTCTACAACCTCTTCGAGCAAATGGAATATGTGCGTACGATGTTTGATAAAAACACGTTTGTGGTAATTTTCACTGCGGCATTTACCCCGATACCATTTAAAGTATTTGTACTCTCTGCCGGCTTTTTCAAAGTTAATTTTGCCGCATATCTTCTTGCGTCGATCTTAGGTAGAGGAGCCCGATACTTTTTGGTTGCATACCTTACCAAGAAGTTTGGTTCCAAAATGGCGCAAATCATCTTCAAGTATTTCAATATCATTACACTTGTTGTTGTACTCATTGCACTCTTGATATTGCTTGAATATCAAGAATTCATAAATCTGTTTCCATGGTAG
- the pilM gene encoding type IV pilus assembly protein PilM, with the protein MAKRNTSSHSGKRSLFSFFPIPRFLTMPFVGIDISDNSIKFVELKHTEDGNVLSRFGREVVPAGVIEKGNILEPEKLVQILKSMKQKYKLDFVRVSLPEEKVYLFQMQVPDTANEKEIRGILEFKLEEHVPISSKESIFDYEFIDESEDKETIGVSVAVYPKTVIEQYAYAFRKAHITPLSFETEAQAVERAVVRNGDRGTYMIIDFGKTRTGLSIVSNSMLALTSTIEINGQSITDVIVKHFSVSEEEADRIKSENGLVKNEGSKEFATAMTKVIDTLNDEIKKYVDYWHSRPNTSGKKVEKIEKIILCGGSANIAGLPEYMLGGLKIPTEIANVWINAFSIEDVVPEMNRFQSLAYATAIGLALRQ; encoded by the coding sequence ATGGCAAAAAGGAACACATCATCACATAGTGGTAAAAGATCACTGTTTAGTTTTTTTCCGATACCGCGGTTCTTAACAATGCCTTTTGTGGGTATTGATATATCTGACAATTCAATAAAATTTGTAGAACTCAAACACACTGAAGACGGTAACGTATTAAGTAGGTTTGGTAGAGAGGTCGTCCCGGCAGGAGTTATAGAAAAGGGTAATATTCTGGAACCAGAAAAACTTGTACAGATACTGAAATCAATGAAACAGAAATATAAGCTCGATTTTGTCCGAGTGTCGCTTCCAGAAGAAAAAGTATACCTATTTCAAATGCAGGTTCCCGACACGGCGAATGAAAAAGAGATACGAGGAATTCTTGAATTTAAACTTGAGGAACATGTTCCCATATCGTCAAAAGAATCGATATTCGACTATGAGTTTATAGATGAGAGTGAAGATAAGGAAACAATAGGGGTGAGTGTAGCCGTGTATCCTAAAACAGTTATAGAACAATATGCTTATGCATTTCGCAAAGCGCACATTACCCCATTATCATTTGAGACAGAAGCACAGGCGGTTGAGCGTGCTGTTGTTCGAAATGGAGACCGCGGTACCTACATGATTATTGATTTTGGAAAAACGAGAACAGGGCTCTCAATTGTAAGTAACAGCATGCTTGCGCTTACTTCAACCATTGAAATAAATGGTCAATCTATTACTGATGTTATAGTAAAACATTTCTCGGTTTCGGAAGAAGAAGCAGATCGCATCAAGTCTGAAAATGGGCTTGTGAAAAACGAAGGCAGTAAAGAGTTTGCTACAGCTATGACCAAAGTGATTGATACATTAAATGATGAAATAAAAAAATATGTGGATTATTGGCATTCTCGTCCAAATACATCCGGAAAAAAAGTGGAAAAGATAGAGAAAATCATCCTTTGTGGTGGAAGTGCCAACATAGCAGGATTACCTGAATATATGTTAGGAGGTTTAAAAATACCAACGGAGATTGCCAACGTATGGATCAATGCATTCTCAATTGAAGATGTGGTACCTGAAATGAATCGTTTCCAATCTCTCGCATATGCCACTGCGATAGGACTTGCTTTGCGGCAATAG